The uncultured Fusobacterium sp. genomic interval TTTTATCGTTATTAGTTATAAAATAGATATCAGCACTTCCAAAAAATTCCCCTTCATCATAGGCAAATTGATTTATTTTACATCTCTGTCTTACAAGAATTTTAGGTTTTAAAAAGATTTCTCTTTCTCTTGCCCACTGAAGTTCCCACCATTTTATTCTTTCTATGGTTACTTCTCTTCGTTTAGAAAGTTTCTCCTTATATTTTTCCAAATGGTTTAAAACTTTTTCATCTGGTACAGTTTTACTATCTAAATACAATATCCAAAATTTATTCTTCTCTGTAGTATACTTTCCTATATCTTTATTTTTATAAAAAGGTTTTAAATATCCTTTAAATTCCTCTTTATATTCATCAAAAATATATGCTTCATCTAAACCTGAAACTATACCTTGATTTATATTTACAAGATCTTTTAAAAAAAAGTTAGAATTTTTTAGTATTTTATTGTTAAATTTAAGAGTTTCTTCATCAGCTAAAAGAATTTTTTCCTTCTCATCATAAAGATATTCACTATCTATATAAAAACTTTTTTCTGGAAGTTGAACCTCTATTTTTCTATTTTCAGTTAGATTTTTTTCCCAAGTAAAAATTATATTATGTTGTCCAGTAGCTTTACAAAAAAGTGAGTTGTCATAGTTTTTAATAGATATAAATTCTCCATTTTTTCTCATTGTTGCTCTTAAAATCTTAGCTCCATCAGCTCTTAACCAATAATTAGTTGTAAGATATACAAGAGTTCCTTTATCCTCTAAAAGCTCAATACCTTTCTCAATAAAAAAATAGAAATAATCCATTTTTCCCTCATAATATTTCTGTCCAAGCTTTGTTTTTTTTATCTCTTGAAAAAGAGCTTTATTATTTTTCTCCCCTAAATATGGAGGATTTCCTAAAAGAATATTAAATTTTATATCCTCTTTTTGCAAAGAATTTTCACATAAAATATTTATATCTCCATTAATTCCATATTTTTTTAACAGTCCTCTACCTTTTATTCTTGTTAATTTAACAGCCTCACTATTTATATCAAAGCCTGTTATCCATTCTTTTAAGTAAATATATTTTCCTACTATCTCTTTAGATAATATTAAAACTTCTTCTAAAGCCTCTAATAAAAGATTTCCATTTCCACAAGAAAGATCTCCTATCCTAATTTTTCTTAATTTTTCTTCACTTCTTCCTGATTTAAAATAATTATCTAAAGCCTTTTTTACCATCTCTTTTGCAACATCTTGAGGAGTATAAATACAATAATTATACTTTCTCTCCATCTAAAACACTTCCATTTTCTTTTTTAATAGAGACTTTGCCCAAAAGATCATATAAACTGCTGAAAATACAATTAATTTTAAAATAATATTTGAAATATACCAACTAGCTACCAATGCAATAATAGTAGTTAAAGTTACTTTTATTAAAAATATAAAAGATCTCTTTAATGAGAAGTTAATATATTTATGTCTAAATACAAATAGTAATAAAAGAAAATTCACTCCTGATGCTATTGATGTTGAAAGTGCCAAACCTTTATATGCCAATGGTTTTATAAATAGAAAATTTAAAATAATGTTTATACCAATAGATATCATAGAAAATTTTACTGGATAAGCACTATTTTTCATACTATAAAAAGCTCTTGTCATAAGGTAGATTGCAGTATAAAAATACAGTCCTAATGAGTAATAAAGCAGTGCTTCTGAGGTAACTTTTACTGCCTCTTCTCCAAATTTACCATATGATAGTGTTAATCTTATAACATCAGTTGCATAAAATGTAAGAACTGCTGTTGATGGAATTATTAAAAATAGTAGGATATTTAATCCCTTAACTATATTGTCCTCTGCTGTTTTTAAATCATCTTTTGCTACAGCTTTTGAAAGTACTGGAAAGATAACTGTTGATATTGATACTCCAAAAACCCCTACAGGTAGTAAATATAATCTTGTAGCATTTTCAAGAGCTGTAACCCCTCCCTCTTGAAGATAAGAGGCAAAAACTTGGTCAACTATTGTATTTACTTGTCTTGCAACTATTCCAACAAGCATAGGGCACATCATTATAAATATTTTTTTTAAATATGGATCTTTCCAATTTATCTTAAAAGAGTATCTTTTTACAATCTTAAAAAATGATGGAAGAACCACTAAAAATTGAAATAATCCCCCTACCACTACTCCATAAGCTAGAGCATCTATACCAAAAGTTTTGCTAAAACACATTGATGCTGCTATTATAGCTAGATTAAAAAATATAGATGTAGACGCAGGAATAGCAAACTGCTTAAAGTTATTAAGCATAGCACATATCATTCCAGATAAACTAATAAAAATAAAATACACAGACATTATCTTTAAAAGTTTTGATGCCAATATCTTAGTTTCAACTGGAAATCCATTTACTATAAGTTCTATAATTCCATTTGA includes:
- a CDS encoding TaqI-like C-terminal specificity domain-containing protein encodes the protein MERKYNYCIYTPQDVAKEMVKKALDNYFKSGRSEEKLRKIRIGDLSCGNGNLLLEALEEVLILSKEIVGKYIYLKEWITGFDINSEAVKLTRIKGRGLLKKYGINGDINILCENSLQKEDIKFNILLGNPPYLGEKNNKALFQEIKKTKLGQKYYEGKMDYFYFFIEKGIELLEDKGTLVYLTTNYWLRADGAKILRATMRKNGEFISIKNYDNSLFCKATGQHNIIFTWEKNLTENRKIEVQLPEKSFYIDSEYLYDEKEKILLADEETLKFNNKILKNSNFFLKDLVNINQGIVSGLDEAYIFDEYKEEFKGYLKPFYKNKDIGKYTTEKNKFWILYLDSKTVPDEKVLNHLEKYKEKLSKRREVTIERIKWWELQWAREREIFLKPKILVRQRCKINQFAYDEGEFFGSADIYFITNNDKNISLFYILGYINSEVFLQWFKYNGKIKGKNFEFYSTPLKETPIYYPEDKGEIEYIEKLVKEQIISFSNDREKLINSFFKDKVLEK
- the murJ gene encoding murein biosynthesis integral membrane protein MurJ, which translates into the protein MFKSGLLVMIITMVSRVLGLVRATIIAYYFGASSATDAYFSAFKISNFFRQLLGEGALGSSFIPLYNEKVEIEGEEKGKEFIYSILNLIFVFSTIITLLMIIFSNGIIELIVNGFPVETKILASKLLKIMSVYFIFISLSGMICAMLNNFKQFAIPASTSIFFNLAIIAASMCFSKTFGIDALAYGVVVGGLFQFLVVLPSFFKIVKRYSFKINWKDPYLKKIFIMMCPMLVGIVARQVNTIVDQVFASYLQEGGVTALENATRLYLLPVGVFGVSISTVIFPVLSKAVAKDDLKTAEDNIVKGLNILLFLIIPSTAVLTFYATDVIRLTLSYGKFGEEAVKVTSEALLYYSLGLYFYTAIYLMTRAFYSMKNSAYPVKFSMISIGINIILNFLFIKPLAYKGLALSTSIASGVNFLLLLFVFRHKYINFSLKRSFIFLIKVTLTTIIALVASWYISNIILKLIVFSAVYMIFWAKSLLKKKMEVF